CCAGGTCGACTTTTCTGAAGTTAATTTCTGAACAAAACCTGCCGCTTGAGAAATTTGAAATTAGCAGTATGAGCCTTGAAGATGTGTTTATGAAGGTGGTGGGGAAATGAATCAATGGATGATCTTGCTTCGCAAAGAACTCTTGGAAATGTGGAGAAACTTTAAATGGATTTGGGTGCCAATTACCTTTATTTTATTAGGTGTTCAGAAGCCATTAACCTCATATTATATGGAGGATATTTTAGACTCGTTTGGCAATCTTCCTGAAGGGGCTAAAATTGTCATCCCTAAACCATCTGCTGCGGAGGTCTTAGTTCAAAGTCTATCAGAATATACTTCTCTAGGAATTTTAATCATAGTTCTATCGACAATGGGAATTATTGCTGCAGAAAGGAAAAGTGGTGTAGCAGCTATGATTCTAGTAAAACCTGTTTCCTATCTTTCTTTTGTAACTGCCAAATGGATGGGTGCTATCATGTTAGTATGGTTCTCTTTTTTTGTGGGTTACTTAGCTACATGGTATTACACTGGTATTCTGTTTGATTGGATTTCATTTAATGAGTTCATCCAATCGTTTTTACTATATGCTCTATGGCTAACGGTTGTCTTAACCATAACTATTTTCTTCAGTGCATTACTTTTAACACCGGGGATTGCTGCATTTAGTTCATTGGCAGTTGTTATTGTTTTTAGTTTGGTGAGTAGCACTCTATCTAATCGCCTCCAATGGAGCCCTGCACAACTAACCGGCTACGCTAATGAACTACTGATTAAACAAGGGATTTCAGACTATATTTTGCCTGCAAGTCTAACCGCTGTTGTTTGCATAATTATTCTTTTATTCCTAAGTGTGTATGCGTTTAGGAAAAAAGAGCTCGCTGTCTAAAGGTGGAAAGTGGTAGGAATAGAACGCTTTTAATAAAAGTCTTTTCGTTAGGCAAAATTTCTTTCATGGTCTATAATGACTATTATTGGAATTTGCATTGGTAGAAAGAAGGGACGAAGCAACCATGTTAAATCAAGTTGGCTTGGTTTTAGAGGGGGGCGGGATGCGTGGAGTTTATACCGCTGGAATCCTTGAATATTTTTTAGATCAGGATTTATTTTTCCCGTATGTTATTGGTGTTTCAGCAGGTGCTTGTAATGCAGCCTCTTATTTGTCAAAACAAAAAGGAAGAAATAAGACCGTTACAGTAAAGTATGCTTCTGACCCAAGGTATATATCTTGGAAAAATTATTTTAAGAACCGCCAGTTTTTTGGAATGGACTTTATATTTGATGAGATTCCAAATAAACATGTTCCATATCATTATGATGAATTTTATAACAACCCTACTGAATTTGTAGTGGGAACAACTGACTGCCATACTGGTGAGCCGGTTTATTTTAACAAGAAGGAATATGGGAATGATTTACTTTCTGTTCTAAGAGCATCTAGCTCATTACCCTTTATTGCTCCAGAAGTACAATTTCAGGAAAGAATCTTGCTTGATGGAGGAATAAGTGATCCTATTCCAATTAAAAAAGCACAACAGGATGGGTTCCAAAAAAATATTGTCGTTCTAACAAGGAATGAAGGATATATCAAGAAACCTTCAAAATTTCATTTTCTTGTTGATCGAAAGTATCCGGAATACAAAGGGTTGCAACAGGCATTAAGGAATCGTTATCAAACATATAATGATACTTTAACCTACTTAGAAGAGGAAGAAAAAGCGGGAAACGTATTTATTATTCGTCCTGTACAGCCACTAAAAGTAGGTAGAATGGAAAGAAATCCTAAGAGGTTAGAAGAGTTATATAACCAAGGGTATGAAGATGCAAAAGCATCAATGTCATCTATCCGTGAATATATTAATATGTAAGAGGAGAGGCATTATTGTCTCTTCTCTTTTTAGTTATACAAAAAACTTCTATCATTTTTTTCAGTCTAGTAAATAAACTAGTATAAGAGAAATGATAAGGAGTTATCTTTGATGAAAATACATGAATATTACCGAGATGCAGCAAATATAAACTTAAATGGTAGTATTGCAGCTTTAATACCGGCAATTATGCTTATGGCAGGGAATCTTTCTATTGTAAAGAGTAAGGAAATCATGCTTTTGACCCTCCCGTTTTTGATTTATAGTTTAATTACTTTTCAATTTTATTTGTATAGGTTAAGGCAATCAATATCAATTCGCAAAAATATGGGAGTTTCCAAGAATAGTTCTTATTCTATTGAGTCTGCAAGTAATCTTTTAGTATTATACATGTGTACCCCTGTTGCGCATTTGCATCTATATTTTCCGGATGGACACTTGGCTGCTATTCTTAAAAGACATAAAGTAAAGTGGTTGGACCGACTAAGGCTAAGAAAGATGTATATTCTATACAATTCTGAGGAGGAACCTATTGCCTATTTTAAGGTTAAGGGTAGGAGAGTGTTGAAAATCGAAGTGTATAATAATTTAATGAATTACCTAGGCTGCTTTGTTCGCGAAAGTAAAGGTTTTAAGAAGTATAGAAAAGAATTAATTGACGAAGATGGAAATTCTATTGGATTTATCCGTGGATCGAAAGCTTTTATGGACGAAGTAGTCCTAAGCGATACTCATCATCAACTAGGGAGGCTTCGAAAGGGCTGGATGCCAGTAGAGTGGAGCACATTTTTCCCAGAGCCCAACACCCCTGTTCTATCATTTATGGTACAGAATCCATCCGAAAAGGAAAAGCTGCTAAATATGTCTTTATTAATTAATGAATATTTTATTGAAAGATAAAGAGAATGGATAGTTTCCCTCCTAACCAATGTTTGATATGATATATAAAACAATTTACAACTTCAAGTGGGGGATTTACAGTGCAAATCGAAGTAATAAAAGGACATGGTTCTGGAAATGATTTCTTGATTATCGATGAAATAACGAATGATTATTCATTTTCCGAAAGTGACAGAACCAAATTGGCACAATTGTTATGCAATCGAAATAGCGATTTAGGTGCAGATGGCATTCTTTTCGTAATGAAAAGTGAACATTCAGATGGAAGAATGCGTGTATTTAACGCGGATGGTTCTGAAGCCTCCATGTGTGGAAACGGATTAAGGTTAGTAGCGAGATATATTTGTGAAATGCTTGGGGTTAATGAAGCAGTAATTGAAACAATGAAGGCGAATTTAAAGATCAGTAAACAAAAAGACCTATACCCAAACATCCATACCTACCAAGTAGAAATTTCACCGGTATTATTTAATCTATCTGCTTTACCATTAAACCTTAATAAGCCTACATTATTTAATGAACGAGTGGAAGAATTATCGGAGGACCTAAGATTTACTGCACTGGCTGTTCCTAATCCGCATTTAATTTCAATTGTTGAAGCTGAACAAATTCTAGGGGATACACAAAAAAGGCTAAGTGAGTATGTAAATAGCCCGAATGAATTGTTTCCAGATGGAGTAAATGTGAGTTTTGTAAAATCATTACAACCCGGTTCCATTTATGTCAGAACCTTCGAACGCGGTGTCGGTTTTACTAATGCTTGTGGTACAGCTATGTCTGCTTCTTCTCTAGTTACTTGTCTATTAGGCATAAATAAACTTGAAGAAGTGATTCAAGTTTATAATAATGGAGGAAAAGTACAATGTGTCGTTCATGAACAGGAAGGGAAATACACTATTGACCTCATTGGAAACGCCACCTATTTATTCAAAACAGATGTTTCAATTGATGCTGACGAACGTACATTTACGTCCAATAAAAAGAGTGTTTTCTCCGAACAACAAACTTATGAGAAACTCCAAGCACAGGCACAACAATTGCTAGAGCAAGCAATGAAAGGATAAGGACAGACCTTATCCTTTTTTTACTGTGCGCTGCTTTAAAAAATCGAGAACAGGTTCAAAAGGTTGTAGCTGTTTGGCTTGAAAATAACCAGCAAAAGGATCACCCTGTTTCTGAATCCGTTTTATGGCATTTTCTATAGTGAAAATTGCAAGATTTAAATTTTCTTCCACTTCCTCCCAGTAAAGAGGAGTGGCCACTCCAGCATATTCGTTGCCTCTCATAGAATAAGGAGCAATAATGGTCTTTCCTTCACTATGTTGTACATAGTCAACATAGAGCCGATTTCCACGATTTTTTTTCATTCTTTCAAT
The window above is part of the Bacillus sp. SORGH_AS_0510 genome. Proteins encoded here:
- a CDS encoding patatin family protein produces the protein MLNQVGLVLEGGGMRGVYTAGILEYFLDQDLFFPYVIGVSAGACNAASYLSKQKGRNKTVTVKYASDPRYISWKNYFKNRQFFGMDFIFDEIPNKHVPYHYDEFYNNPTEFVVGTTDCHTGEPVYFNKKEYGNDLLSVLRASSSLPFIAPEVQFQERILLDGGISDPIPIKKAQQDGFQKNIVVLTRNEGYIKKPSKFHFLVDRKYPEYKGLQQALRNRYQTYNDTLTYLEEEEKAGNVFIIRPVQPLKVGRMERNPKRLEELYNQGYEDAKASMSSIREYINM
- a CDS encoding ABC transporter permease, which produces MNQWMILLRKELLEMWRNFKWIWVPITFILLGVQKPLTSYYMEDILDSFGNLPEGAKIVIPKPSAAEVLVQSLSEYTSLGILIIVLSTMGIIAAERKSGVAAMILVKPVSYLSFVTAKWMGAIMLVWFSFFVGYLATWYYTGILFDWISFNEFIQSFLLYALWLTVVLTITIFFSALLLTPGIAAFSSLAVVIVFSLVSSTLSNRLQWSPAQLTGYANELLIKQGISDYILPASLTAVVCIIILLFLSVYAFRKKELAV
- the dapF gene encoding diaminopimelate epimerase encodes the protein MQIEVIKGHGSGNDFLIIDEITNDYSFSESDRTKLAQLLCNRNSDLGADGILFVMKSEHSDGRMRVFNADGSEASMCGNGLRLVARYICEMLGVNEAVIETMKANLKISKQKDLYPNIHTYQVEISPVLFNLSALPLNLNKPTLFNERVEELSEDLRFTALAVPNPHLISIVEAEQILGDTQKRLSEYVNSPNELFPDGVNVSFVKSLQPGSIYVRTFERGVGFTNACGTAMSASSLVTCLLGINKLEEVIQVYNNGGKVQCVVHEQEGKYTIDLIGNATYLFKTDVSIDADERTFTSNKKSVFSEQQTYEKLQAQAQQLLEQAMKG